The region AAAGAAGACGATGAAGAAGAAGTAGTTAAAACTGATAAAGCAGATGAAATAGAAGATAAAAAAGCTGAAAAATCAGTTAATGCAGAAGATACAAAAAAAGTTTAGGGATTAGTAGTTGCAAACCTTAGTTAAAAAACATATAGAAGAAATACTAAAATTAGAAAATTTAGTTTTAGAAAAACCTAAAGATATATCTTTAGGTCATTTTGCAACACCTGTTGCATTCTCTTTGGCTAAAGAATTACGAAAAAATCCAATGCAAATTGCACAAGAATTAGCTGATAAGTTTAATGACTCAGAGATTTTTGATAATGTAACAGCAGTAAAAGGATTTGTTAATTTTAAACTTTCTAATACATTTTTAGAAAATCTTATTTCAAAACTTTTTGAAGATGAAAACTCATTTGCAAAAGGTGAAAATAAAAATGAAAAAATTCTTTTAGAATATGTAAGTGCAAATCCTACTGGACCACTTCATATTGGTCATGCAAGAGGTGCAATTTTTGGAGATACACTTGCTCGTGTTGGAAGACACTTGGGTTATGATGTGCAAACAGAATATTATATCAATGATGCTGGTGCTCAGATGGATATGCTTGGTCTTTCTGTATCATTAGCTGGACGTGAGTTTTTATTAAATGAAACAGTTGAGTATCCAGAGTCTTATTATAGAGGTGAATATTTAGTTGATATTGCAAAAGAGATTCAAAAGAATTTTGGCGATGATATTTTTAATGATGAGTCAAGATTTAGAGAAATGGCAATGTTTGCTAAAGATGAAGTTCTAAAAATCATAAAAAAAGATTTAAAAGATATTGGAATAGAGTTTGATACTTTTATTTCAGAAAACTCTTTATACTCTTCATGGGAAGATACAAAAAATGTTTTAGAAAAAAATGGTTCTTTGTATGAAAAAGATGAGAAAATATTTTTAAAATCAACAGCACATGGTGATGATAGTGATCGAGTTGTCGTAAGAGACAATGGGATCCCTACTTATCTTGCTGGTGATATAATTTATCATAAAAATAAATATGATAGAAACTTTGATAGATACATAAATATTTGGGGTGCAGATCACCATGGATATATTACAAGAGTAAAAGCTGCAATTGAGTTTTTAGGAAATGATTCATCTAAATTAGAAATTATTCTTTCTCAGATGGTACAACTTTTAAAAGGTGGAGAGCCTTATAAAATGAGTAAGAGAAAAGGTAACTTCATTCTTATGAGTGATATTTCTGATGAAATTGGTGCTGATGCTTTAAGATTTGTATTTTTGACAAGAAAAAGTGATACACACTTGGAATTTGATTTAGAAACTTTAAAAAACCAAGATTCTTCAAATCCAGTATTTTATATAAATTATGCCCACGCTAGAATAAATCAAGTATTTGTAAAAGCAAACTTAACTCCAAAAGATGTAATAAATGAAAAATTTGGAGATTTAAACGAAGATAGTATAAAC is a window of Arcobacter sp. F2176 DNA encoding:
- the argS gene encoding arginine--tRNA ligase; the protein is MQTLVKKHIEEILKLENLVLEKPKDISLGHFATPVAFSLAKELRKNPMQIAQELADKFNDSEIFDNVTAVKGFVNFKLSNTFLENLISKLFEDENSFAKGENKNEKILLEYVSANPTGPLHIGHARGAIFGDTLARVGRHLGYDVQTEYYINDAGAQMDMLGLSVSLAGREFLLNETVEYPESYYRGEYLVDIAKEIQKNFGDDIFNDESRFREMAMFAKDEVLKIIKKDLKDIGIEFDTFISENSLYSSWEDTKNVLEKNGSLYEKDEKIFLKSTAHGDDSDRVVVRDNGIPTYLAGDIIYHKNKYDRNFDRYINIWGADHHGYITRVKAAIEFLGNDSSKLEIILSQMVQLLKGGEPYKMSKRKGNFILMSDISDEIGADALRFVFLTRKSDTHLEFDLETLKNQDSSNPVFYINYAHARINQVFVKANLTPKDVINEKFGDLNEDSINLIYEALLLPTVINEAFEKRDMQKITDYLYNLASSVHKFYNEHKILETQEQNSYLKVLSVVSLSIRTGLKLLGIEAKEVM